Below is a genomic region from Rosa chinensis cultivar Old Blush chromosome 5, RchiOBHm-V2, whole genome shotgun sequence.
taaagtattttttctaatctcataattatacaactatagaatgaagaaaagaataatatgatactaaatctttatcattatattaataaagattaatctcacaataatatactacaagcaatatattttgagttatttttttctttctttctttcttgtagtggaatataaaaaaaatattagaaaacaaatcttaaaaagctaagattaagaaaaatattgtagaacttaatttattttaattttctaaatagttaaataaaattaatttttatttattcaaattaagattttaaaatcgtgctttatagtgggtaggcacgagcacggcccgtttattgatccggcacgagcacggcccggtacgatatgggctcgggccatgggccggaccgggcttaatgtttaagtaaatgggccggcacgagcccggcacgataataaataggccggcccaagcacggcacgaagcacgactaggcccgctaaaaacgggccgggccggcccgtttgccacctctaaatTGCACTATGAATCAGAAACACATAAAAGTTAGAGAAGCAACCTTTGTTTCAGTCCAAATGAAGTTGCTTAAAGTTGCTGTATGCTCTTAGTTATTACCATATAGTTGGCTTAGTAAGActttctccttctcttcttcctttcctCATTGTCTTCCACATCAAATTCGGAAGTAAATGGCATTTCTTTGTTGTTGCTAGAGTTGCACACCTTCGATTTCTTCTGTGCAGGTTCTCCTTCAAATTTGAAACTAGATAGCTTTTCTTTGTTCTGCACGCCCTGAGTGAACACCGTACCCGAGGGATGCAGACCTCTTGCCTGTCCCTCAACCTGTGTTATCCGATTACTGGTGCATTTAGGTCTTTCCATCCTGCAACTCTTTTTGATAAAGAAGTTGCACACCTTCCTTTGCGTCAGTGCAGGCGTTTCATCTGTTTTTTCATGGTAATATATAAACCTTCAATACAAAATGGAAACTAAGAATAGGAAACCAATAAATGACAAATGCTttgcttggttttttttttattttttatatcaaGATCAAAAAGAAATTACACAAAAACGCAAGACCCGGGGGAGAGGGCGGAGTGCTTCCGAGTGGAAAATGATTTTAAAACATGTGAGGCATATGGTTCCTATTACCAGAGAGCAGTATTTACTAGCAAAGTCACTATCTAAAATAATTTTTCCAGTTTGAGAAATTTGTTCAACAATATCTATCATAAAGGCTTCAGAAGTATATTCGTAGTTGAGTGCCTGATAGAAAATTAATTAACTTTCTGTTACCTTGATTACGAGATAATGAAGCCATAATCCGTTGGGCAAATTCAGCtactcttattttttttcttctcctgtACGAGCATCAACAAGGCAATTGATTTAACAAGCATGAAATAAACTTCACATGTCACCAGTCATTTAATTGATGCCGATTTGAATTTACAAGCACCAATTTTAATCTTGACGTCATCCAGAATAAGGTACCCCATGCTCGTGCAATATGCGGATAATTTTATTTTACGTGCATGTTACATGCAAAATGGGGAAACTTATTTACTTTATGTATGCAAAGGCTAAGAAGAGATGACTGCTTAAATAAATCAGATGGACACAATGACAATGATGATACTACATCTCTCTATCAAGGTTGAGCCCTACAAATGATGAGGATAGGGCCCTCCTCAAATAATATAAATAGATAATGTTAAGAAGACTTGGGATTACAGTAATAATTACCTTAAAGTTCCTCTGTTATCAGACTGTTCATCTGGTGCATCTGATAATTGGCACGCCCAAAAAATGGTACTCCAGGTAGCGCATGTATGAACAACTGCTGATGAAACCTCTGGCACTTCTTCATGTGGCAGGAGATTATTTGATGAACCCATTGAGCTAGGCGGAGGAGAGGGAGGCTTCCAATGCTTTCTGATTCTCATTTTTGGTCTCAAAAAGTACCAAGAACAgatgaaaaataaagaagattatGACAGAAAATTGAAGAT
It encodes:
- the LOC112201499 gene encoding uncharacterized protein LOC112201499, translated to MRIRKHWKPPSPPPSSMGSSNNLLPHEEVPEVSSAVVHTCATWSTIFWACQLSDAPDEQSDNRGTLRRRKKIRVAEFAQRIMASLSRNQDETPALTQRKVCNFFIKKSCRMERPKCTSNRITQVEGQARGLHPSGTVFTQGVQNKEKLSSFKFEGEPAQKKSKVCNSSNNKEMPFTSEFDVEDNEERKKRRRKSY